The proteins below come from a single Pedobacter aquae genomic window:
- the clpX gene encoding ATP-dependent Clp protease ATP-binding subunit ClpX, producing MSKNQKDIKCSFCGAGKQDSLMLIAGLDAHICDKCVAQANDILAEEFALRKGKNAHATLTLLKPQEIKNHIDQYVIGQDSAKKVLAVAVYNHYKRLNQKIGKDEIEIEKSNIMMVGETGTGKTLLAKTIAKILNVPFCICDATVLTEAGYVGEDVESILTRLLQAADYDVAAAERGIVYIDEVDKVARKSDNPSITRDVSGEGVQQALLKILEGTIVNVPPQGGRKHPDQKMIPVNTNNILFICGGAFDGIEKKIANRLRTQTVGYKIKAEDGEVDLENLYKYITPQDLKSFGMIPELIGRVPVLTYLNPLDRETLLNILTEPKNSLVKQYKKLFEYEDISLEFTKDVCEFIVDKALEFKLGARGLRSICEAIMIDAMFEIPSQKQKSKTLLIDIDYAREKFEKSDLKKLKVA from the coding sequence ATGAGTAAAAATCAAAAAGATATCAAATGCTCTTTCTGTGGCGCTGGTAAGCAAGATTCTTTAATGCTTATTGCCGGATTGGATGCGCACATTTGCGATAAATGTGTAGCACAGGCTAATGATATTCTGGCAGAAGAATTTGCCTTAAGGAAAGGTAAAAATGCACATGCCACGCTTACTTTATTAAAACCACAAGAAATAAAAAACCATATAGACCAATATGTAATAGGGCAAGATAGCGCTAAAAAAGTATTGGCCGTTGCGGTTTATAACCATTACAAAAGGCTAAACCAAAAGATTGGTAAAGATGAAATAGAGATTGAAAAATCAAACATCATGATGGTAGGCGAAACAGGTACAGGTAAAACCTTATTAGCTAAAACCATCGCCAAAATTTTAAATGTACCTTTTTGTATTTGTGATGCTACTGTTTTAACCGAAGCAGGTTATGTTGGTGAAGATGTGGAAAGTATATTAACCCGTTTATTGCAAGCGGCAGATTATGATGTAGCTGCGGCAGAAAGAGGTATTGTATATATTGATGAGGTAGATAAAGTAGCTCGTAAAAGTGATAATCCATCTATCACTAGAGATGTTTCTGGCGAGGGTGTACAACAAGCCCTATTAAAAATACTTGAAGGTACTATTGTAAACGTACCTCCACAAGGCGGACGTAAGCATCCAGATCAAAAAATGATTCCTGTAAATACCAATAACATCTTATTTATTTGCGGAGGCGCTTTTGATGGTATTGAAAAGAAAATAGCTAACCGTTTAAGAACACAAACAGTAGGTTATAAAATTAAAGCTGAAGATGGTGAGGTAGATTTAGAAAATCTGTATAAATACATTACGCCGCAAGATTTAAAATCTTTCGGGATGATACCAGAGTTAATTGGTCGTGTACCTGTATTAACTTACCTCAATCCTTTAGATAGAGAAACTTTATTAAACATCTTAACAGAGCCTAAAAATTCATTAGTTAAGCAGTATAAGAAGCTGTTTGAGTATGAAGATATCAGTTTAGAGTTCACTAAAGATGTTTGTGAATTTATTGTAGATAAAGCCCTAGAGTTTAAACTAGGAGCTCGCGGTTTAAGGTCTATTTGTGAAGCCATCATGATAGATGCGATGTTTGAGATACCATCGCAGAAGCAGAAGTCTAAAACTTTGCTGATAGATATTGATTATGCCCGGGAGAAATTCGAAAAATCAGATCTCAAAAAATTAAAAGTTGCATAA
- a CDS encoding AMP nucleosidase, whose product MNEEKDVKKKTVKVPKNEVNSPVKVGLKSKDDIVKNWLPRYTGRALDEFGDYIILTNFSKYVQLFSEWHNGAPIFGLDKPMQSVTADGITIINFGMGSALAATMMDLLTAIKPKAVVFLGKCGGLKKKNQIGDLILPIAAIRGEGTSNDYLPAEVPALPAFALQKAISTTIRDHSRDYWTGTVYTTNRRVWEHDREFKKYLKSLRAMAIDMETATVFTTGFANKIPTGAILLVSDQPMIPEGVKTAEADASQTAAKHVESHLKIGIDSLKQLSNNGLTVKHLKF is encoded by the coding sequence ATGAATGAAGAGAAAGACGTAAAAAAGAAGACGGTAAAAGTACCTAAAAATGAAGTTAACAGTCCGGTAAAAGTTGGATTGAAATCTAAAGATGATATTGTAAAAAACTGGTTGCCACGCTATACAGGAAGAGCATTAGATGAATTTGGAGATTATATCATTTTAACCAATTTCTCTAAATATGTGCAGCTATTTTCAGAATGGCATAATGGAGCGCCTATTTTTGGTTTAGATAAACCTATGCAAAGCGTCACCGCTGATGGTATTACCATCATCAATTTCGGTATGGGCAGTGCATTAGCAGCTACCATGATGGATTTGTTAACAGCCATTAAACCTAAAGCCGTAGTTTTCTTAGGGAAATGCGGAGGATTAAAAAAGAAAAATCAAATTGGTGATTTAATACTCCCCATTGCAGCAATAAGAGGCGAGGGAACTTCTAATGATTATTTACCAGCAGAAGTACCGGCTTTACCTGCCTTCGCTTTACAAAAAGCTATATCAACTACCATAAGAGATCACTCAAGGGATTATTGGACAGGTACAGTTTATACCACCAACAGAAGAGTTTGGGAGCATGACAGGGAGTTTAAAAAATACCTTAAAAGCTTAAGGGCTATGGCTATAGATATGGAAACAGCAACTGTTTTTACAACAGGCTTTGCCAATAAAATTCCAACAGGTGCTATTTTGCTGGTATCAGACCAACCCATGATACCTGAGGGTGTTAAAACCGCAGAAGCAGATGCCTCACAAACTGCCGCCAAACATGTAGAATCTCATTTAAAAATAGGTATAGATTCTTTAAAACAACTAAGTAATAACGGTTTAACTGTGAAGCATTTGAAGTTTTAA
- a CDS encoding SusC/RagA family TonB-linked outer membrane protein, with the protein MKKSLLTFLIGLLFMTQNIFAQERTISGTVTSSEDNLTLPGVAVQVKSSGQGTQTNADGKFTLRVKANDVLVISYLGYVSQEIVINNQVSINISLKQDNKALSEVVVTALGVKQNKRSLGYSVQEISSQDLTSTNQANPLNALKGKLVGVQITGSGGAAGAGTRVQVRGINSLSPSADNQPLFVIDGIPVSNATDNFGADNFQTPNRMADINPDDIESMTILKGPAASVLYGLRAANGAIVITTKSGKSGRTEISYRTSYSFDDVANTPPIQTKYGNGNNGALASTVNTWGPPIAEGTPVYNPYDLFFKTGHQLQNSLTLSGGNDKANYYTSFSNFDQTGVTPNSEYGRTSVKMAGTYRASNKLKFDASANYINSGGTNPRTGISSGAIFYLMRHTNTVNPADYLNPDGSQKVFNSAIDNPFYFAENSFLTDKVNRIIGNTGIDYSPNSWLNFNYKVGVDHYSDFRKSYNEVGLLISRLGSMSEQRIGYSEVNSNFLARATKQINKDLSATFLLGHSFTAIKRSSLNTSGSQAVVPGLESINNYVVYNSSSSNPQRNIIGVFGDLKLAYKNYLFLDLTARNDWSSTLPKDNRSFFYPSASLAFVFTDALKMSDNSFLSFGKLRASYAEVGKDADPYQIGIYYSTLQAFNGVSGINRNITFGSEGLRPERTKGLEFGTELRFFKDKITLDANYAITNSVDQIVPVPVSYASGFDLYVTNAGEIRNNSLELLVSANLVATKDFKWSLNANWSRTRGRVLSMPEGVNEITFNPESPWNKQIIKTGGRPGDWYGWPYMRVKDDPTGENNGKLLIGANGFPIVPQPLSENYLIGNAFPDWIGGLGSSFSYKNFDFSFLFNFRKGGFVNDISKWQRYITGIGAETDIRNTVVVFNGVKNVGTVTAPQYVTNDTQVTIDQNFYNNAFQYRLAPENNGFQDGSWIRLQNVSLGYRLPKSVLPNSGFVKSASLSVTANNLWVTTPFVGFDPESSTYGAASNAVGYVGTGIPTTRNIYLGLNVTF; encoded by the coding sequence ATGAAAAAAAGCCTACTTACGTTTCTTATTGGGCTTCTCTTTATGACGCAAAACATATTTGCTCAGGAGAGAACAATATCTGGAACGGTTACATCTTCAGAGGATAACTTAACTCTGCCAGGTGTTGCTGTTCAGGTTAAAAGCTCGGGGCAAGGAACACAAACAAATGCAGATGGAAAATTTACATTAAGAGTAAAAGCCAACGATGTGTTGGTTATTTCTTATTTAGGTTATGTAAGCCAAGAAATCGTTATCAACAACCAAGTAAGTATCAATATTAGTTTAAAGCAAGATAATAAGGCTTTAAGCGAAGTGGTAGTTACTGCTTTAGGCGTAAAGCAAAACAAAAGGTCTTTGGGGTATTCTGTACAAGAAATTAGTAGTCAGGATTTAACGTCTACCAATCAAGCAAACCCACTAAACGCTTTAAAAGGTAAATTGGTTGGTGTGCAGATAACCGGTTCTGGTGGTGCTGCTGGTGCAGGTACAAGGGTACAGGTAAGAGGTATAAACTCTTTAAGTCCATCAGCAGATAATCAGCCTTTGTTTGTGATTGACGGTATTCCTGTTTCTAATGCTACAGATAATTTTGGGGCAGATAATTTTCAAACTCCTAATCGTATGGCCGATATTAATCCGGATGATATTGAGTCGATGACGATATTGAAGGGGCCGGCTGCATCTGTTCTTTATGGATTAAGAGCTGCAAATGGTGCAATTGTTATCACTACTAAATCTGGTAAAAGCGGGCGTACAGAAATAAGCTATAGAACTTCTTATAGTTTTGACGATGTTGCAAACACGCCACCTATTCAGACAAAATATGGTAATGGTAATAATGGTGCTTTAGCGAGTACAGTTAATACTTGGGGACCTCCAATAGCAGAGGGGACACCTGTTTACAATCCTTATGATTTATTCTTTAAAACAGGGCATCAATTACAAAATTCACTTACCTTAAGTGGTGGAAATGATAAGGCTAATTATTATACTTCGTTTTCAAATTTTGATCAAACTGGGGTAACTCCAAATTCAGAATACGGCAGAACATCAGTAAAAATGGCTGGCACTTACAGAGCATCTAATAAACTGAAATTTGATGCCTCTGCAAATTATATCAATTCTGGCGGAACTAATCCAAGAACTGGTATAAGTTCTGGAGCTATATTTTACTTAATGCGTCATACCAATACCGTTAATCCGGCTGATTATTTAAATCCTGATGGCTCGCAAAAAGTTTTTAATAGTGCTATTGATAATCCTTTCTATTTTGCCGAGAATTCTTTTTTAACAGATAAAGTCAATAGGATTATCGGGAACACCGGGATTGATTACTCTCCTAATAGTTGGTTAAATTTTAATTATAAAGTTGGGGTAGACCATTACTCTGATTTTAGAAAATCATATAATGAAGTTGGCTTATTGATATCTAGGTTAGGCTCTATGTCTGAACAAAGAATTGGGTATTCAGAAGTTAATTCTAACTTTTTAGCAAGAGCAACAAAGCAAATTAATAAAGATTTATCTGCAACATTTTTGCTTGGACATTCTTTTACAGCAATTAAACGCTCAAGTTTAAATACAAGCGGTTCACAAGCTGTGGTACCAGGTTTAGAAAGTATAAATAATTATGTTGTTTATAATAGCAGTAGCTCAAACCCGCAAAGGAATATTATAGGGGTATTTGGAGATTTAAAATTGGCTTATAAGAATTACTTATTTTTAGATTTAACAGCTAGAAACGATTGGTCTTCTACCTTACCTAAAGATAATCGCTCGTTCTTTTATCCTTCAGCTAGTTTAGCATTTGTATTTACGGACGCTTTAAAGATGAGTGATAATTCCTTTTTATCATTTGGTAAGTTAAGAGCTTCTTATGCTGAAGTAGGTAAAGATGCAGATCCATACCAGATAGGAATATACTATTCAACTTTGCAAGCTTTTAATGGTGTAAGTGGTATCAATAGGAATATTACTTTTGGTTCAGAAGGCTTACGTCCTGAAAGAACAAAAGGTTTAGAATTTGGTACCGAGTTAAGATTTTTTAAAGATAAAATAACCTTAGACGCCAATTACGCTATAACCAATAGTGTTGACCAAATTGTGCCTGTACCAGTAAGTTATGCATCTGGATTTGATTTATATGTAACCAATGCTGGGGAGATAAGAAATAATTCTTTAGAGTTATTAGTGAGTGCAAATTTAGTAGCTACAAAAGATTTTAAATGGTCATTAAATGCAAATTGGTCTAGAACAAGAGGTCGCGTTTTATCAATGCCAGAAGGTGTAAACGAAATCACTTTTAATCCTGAGAGCCCTTGGAATAAACAAATCATTAAAACAGGAGGAAGACCAGGAGATTGGTATGGTTGGCCATATATGAGAGTTAAAGATGACCCTACCGGAGAAAATAATGGTAAATTATTAATAGGGGCTAATGGCTTTCCTATTGTGCCTCAGCCTTTATCGGAAAACTATTTAATAGGTAATGCTTTTCCAGATTGGATAGGCGGCTTAGGCTCTTCTTTTAGCTATAAAAATTTTGATTTTTCTTTCTTGTTTAATTTTAGAAAAGGAGGTTTTGTAAACGATATTTCTAAATGGCAGAGGTACATAACAGGTATAGGTGCAGAAACAGATATCAGAAATACAGTTGTAGTTTTTAATGGTGTTAAAAATGTTGGAACAGTTACGGCACCACAATATGTAACTAATGATACACAAGTAACCATAGATCAAAATTTTTATAACAATGCTTTCCAGTACAGGTTGGCGCCAGAAAATAATGGTTTTCAAGATGGTTCTTGGATAAGATTGCAAAATGTGTCCTTAGGATATCGTTTACCAAAGTCAGTTTTGCCAAATTCAGGCTTTGTTAAATCGGCGTCTTTATCAGTTACGGCTAATAACTTATGGGTCACCACACCGTTTGTCGGTTTTGATCCAGAGTCTAGTACATACGGTGCGGCATCAAATGCTGTGGGTTATGTAGGTACAGGAATTCCAACAACTAGAAATATTTATTTAGGATTAAATGTTACATTCTAA
- a CDS encoding SusD/RagB family nutrient-binding outer membrane lipoprotein: MKSNKIKILFSAIFGALFLSACEKQLDINRDPDRLTSEQVTEAGLLPSGIQYTATSFWNAGQYGNYYVHYLAGNANQAANIDSYNPYGFDNIWESAYLRAIPTLRDLISRAERNNLPHYAGIGKLLIALNLMQSTDIWGDIPYSEAFNPTVTLSPKYDSQEDIYYNTLKGLLDAAIADLSQPAPTIATSRVGTTDLVYKGDIAKWLRAAYTARGRYYLHLSKKNVANNALAVADIDRGFSDNTGASDLQLFYSTERNSPWYTALSVATPAARYARPSKYFVDLLNGNLSGVYPGLFDPRLPLLVDNGGAATYIGRPVGTQDNEQGANLANTDITVNTFYGKTTSAVPILTYTEGQFIKAEALFNTDKSAAYTAYLNGIRSSMQKFGVSTANIDLYVNNPLISKGFVALTLSDIMLQKYIALFLQLETWTDMRRYQYDTSIYRGLNKPFRNLLETQWIQRGNYPDNEPGRNPNVPKVANQAVKLWLFQ; the protein is encoded by the coding sequence ATGAAAAGTAATAAAATAAAAATATTGTTTTCTGCCATTTTTGGAGCACTTTTCTTAAGTGCTTGTGAAAAACAACTCGATATTAATAGAGATCCGGATAGGTTAACCAGCGAGCAAGTAACAGAAGCAGGATTGTTACCATCGGGTATACAATATACTGCAACTTCATTCTGGAATGCTGGGCAGTATGGTAATTATTATGTCCATTACCTTGCCGGAAACGCTAATCAGGCAGCAAATATAGATTCATACAATCCGTATGGTTTTGATAATATATGGGAATCAGCTTATTTAAGAGCGATACCAACACTTAGAGATTTAATTTCAAGAGCAGAACGTAATAATCTTCCACATTATGCTGGAATAGGCAAGCTATTAATTGCACTTAATTTAATGCAAAGCACCGATATTTGGGGCGATATACCTTACTCAGAAGCTTTTAATCCAACGGTAACCTTAAGCCCTAAATATGATAGTCAAGAAGATATCTATTATAATACTTTAAAAGGTTTATTAGATGCGGCTATAGCCGATTTATCTCAGCCAGCTCCAACCATTGCTACTTCAAGAGTAGGAACTACTGATTTAGTTTATAAAGGTGATATAGCTAAATGGTTAAGAGCAGCTTATACAGCAAGAGGTAGGTATTATTTACATTTATCTAAGAAAAATGTTGCCAATAATGCTTTAGCTGTTGCCGATATAGATAGAGGATTTTCAGATAATACAGGCGCTTCAGACTTACAACTCTTTTATTCTACAGAGCGCAATAGCCCCTGGTATACTGCTCTTTCTGTGGCAACTCCTGCTGCCAGATATGCAAGACCTTCTAAATATTTTGTTGACCTTCTTAATGGAAATTTATCTGGTGTTTATCCTGGTTTATTTGATCCAAGATTACCTTTATTGGTTGATAACGGTGGCGCTGCAACCTACATAGGCAGGCCTGTTGGTACACAGGATAATGAGCAAGGTGCTAACTTAGCAAATACTGATATTACAGTAAATACTTTTTATGGCAAAACAACATCAGCAGTACCAATTTTAACTTATACTGAAGGGCAATTTATTAAAGCCGAAGCCTTGTTTAACACAGATAAGTCTGCTGCTTACACAGCTTATTTAAATGGGATAAGAAGCAGTATGCAAAAATTTGGTGTAAGTACAGCAAATATTGATTTATATGTGAATAATCCTTTAATTTCTAAAGGTTTTGTAGCATTAACACTTTCTGATATCATGTTACAAAAGTATATAGCTTTGTTCTTGCAGCTAGAAACCTGGACAGATATGAGAAGATACCAGTACGATACTTCAATTTATAGAGGTTTAAATAAACCTTTCAGAAATTTACTGGAAACACAATGGATACAAAGAGGTAATTATCCTGATAACGAGCCAGGAAGGAATCCTAACGTTCCTAAGGTGGCAAATCAAGCAGTTAAATTATGGTTGTTTCAATAA